A stretch of the Parabacteroides timonensis genome encodes the following:
- the nagA gene encoding N-acetylglucosamine-6-phosphate deacetylase — protein MLTQIINGQILTPQGWLKDGSVLISDGRILEVTNSDLAVIGATIIDAKGMYIIPGFVAMNIHGGGGYDFKECTEEAFHGAVNAHMKHGATCIFPTLAPLPVTEIQKGVALCESVMAEKNSPVLGLQLEGPYLNPKMAGSLLTDALKNPDPAEYKSLLDSTTCIKRWDASPELPGALDFARYVRSKGLLAAVSHTEAEFDDIKAAYEAGFTHAAHFYNAMPGFHKRREYKYEGTVESVFLVDNMTVEVIADGRHLPSTILRLVYKLKGVEHTCLTTDALAYAANEGKPVDDPRIIIEDGVCKLADHSSLVGSIATMDVLVRTMAQKAGVPLADAVRMASETPARLMGVDDRKGSLQRGKDADIVILDRKLNVRSVWSMGHLVEGTNTLA, from the coding sequence ATGTTAACACAAATAATAAACGGACAGATACTCACGCCACAGGGATGGCTGAAAGATGGTTCTGTCTTGATCAGCGATGGTAGAATACTGGAAGTGACGAACAGCGACTTGGCTGTGATCGGTGCAACTATAATCGATGCCAAAGGTATGTATATCATTCCTGGTTTCGTGGCAATGAATATACACGGAGGGGGAGGATACGATTTCAAGGAATGTACGGAAGAAGCATTTCATGGAGCGGTAAATGCTCATATGAAGCATGGTGCAACTTGTATTTTCCCAACGTTGGCGCCACTTCCGGTTACTGAAATTCAGAAAGGAGTTGCTTTATGTGAAAGCGTGATGGCTGAGAAAAATAGCCCTGTCCTTGGCTTGCAACTGGAAGGCCCGTACCTGAATCCTAAAATGGCAGGTAGTCTGTTGACGGATGCCTTGAAAAATCCTGACCCTGCCGAATATAAATCTTTACTCGATAGCACCACTTGTATTAAACGATGGGATGCCAGTCCGGAGTTGCCGGGTGCGTTGGATTTTGCCCGTTATGTCCGTTCGAAAGGCCTTTTAGCTGCGGTTTCGCATACAGAAGCAGAATTTGATGATATCAAGGCCGCTTATGAGGCTGGTTTTACGCATGCCGCTCATTTTTATAATGCGATGCCGGGGTTCCATAAGCGTCGTGAATATAAATATGAAGGGACGGTAGAAAGTGTATTCCTGGTTGATAATATGACAGTAGAGGTTATTGCCGACGGACGCCATTTACCGTCGACGATCCTTCGTTTGGTTTATAAACTGAAAGGAGTAGAACATACCTGCCTGACCACCGATGCATTGGCTTATGCTGCTAATGAAGGAAAACCTGTTGACGATCCCCGTATTATCATAGAAGACGGCGTTTGTAAGTTGGCCGACCATTCTTCATTGGTAGGAAGTATTGCCACGATGGATGTTCTGGTTCGTACGATGGCGCAGAAAGCCGGAGTACCTTTGGCTGACGCAGTCCGTATGGCTTCCGAAACGCCTGCCCGCCTGATGGGTGTAGACGATCGTAAGGGTTCTTTGCAACGTGGTAAAGATGCCGATATTGTTATTCTGGACCGCAAGTTGAATGTCCGCTCTGTTTGGTCGATGGGACATTTGGTGGAAGGAACGAATACATTGGCCTGA
- a CDS encoding glucosamine-6-phosphate deaminase, whose protein sequence is MKTNLSSQITLTRIPLRYYRPENAYEQSVLTRFEKIPTNIYESANEGSFAIAKELASQIRKKQDAGEQFVLALSGGRSPQSVFKELIRLHKEEQLSFRNVIVFNVYEFYPLSASTNSNLTYLKESFLDQVDIDPKNIYSPDGSIPKDDIFEFCRQYEQQIQAVGGIDYILLGVGHASNIGFNGPGSSVNVGTRLVLLDNDARKEAARTFKSIENVPASVITMGISTILRAKNVILMAWGEDKARIIANTVEGKVSEAVPSTYLQNHMNVKVVIDLSAAYELTRISHPWLVTNCDWDNKLIRRAIVWLCQLTGKPILKLTNKDYSEHGLGELLALYGSAYNVNIKIFNDIQHTITGWPGGKPNADDTNRPERATPYPKKVIVFSPHPDDDVISMGGTLRRLCDQHHDVHVAYETSGNIAVGDDEVIRYCEYLRDVCDKYSPNDTAVKDKAEEIIKYLRFEKVENGEPEKKDVLFMKGTIRREEARHGCRYSGVKDENVHFLDLPFYETGLVKKNDLGEADVAIVKKLLQEIQPDQMFVAGDLADPHGTHKVCLDAVLAAIDELKDEEWLKHCRVWMYRGAWAEWEMDHIEMAVPISPEELRFKRNAILKHQSQAESAPFLGDDERLFWQRAEDRNRATAELYKELGLASYEAIEAFVQYMIPFEK, encoded by the coding sequence ATGAAGACGAACCTTAGTTCTCAAATTACCCTGACGCGTATACCGCTCAGGTATTACCGTCCGGAAAACGCTTACGAGCAATCAGTTTTGACTCGTTTTGAAAAGATTCCGACAAACATCTACGAATCGGCAAATGAAGGTTCTTTCGCGATCGCAAAGGAACTGGCATCACAAATACGCAAGAAGCAGGATGCCGGCGAGCAGTTTGTTCTGGCCTTGTCCGGTGGACGCTCTCCTCAGAGTGTCTTTAAAGAATTAATCCGTTTGCATAAGGAAGAGCAATTGAGCTTCCGTAATGTGATTGTATTTAATGTATATGAGTTCTATCCTTTGAGTGCATCGACGAATAGTAATTTGACTTACCTGAAAGAATCGTTCCTCGATCAAGTGGATATCGATCCGAAAAATATTTATTCGCCGGACGGTTCTATCCCTAAAGATGACATCTTTGAGTTCTGCAGACAATATGAACAACAGATACAGGCTGTAGGCGGTATCGATTATATCCTGTTGGGTGTCGGTCATGCAAGTAATATCGGCTTCAATGGTCCGGGTTCTTCGGTAAATGTAGGTACTCGTTTGGTGCTGTTGGATAACGATGCCCGTAAGGAAGCAGCCAGAACATTCAAGTCTATCGAGAATGTTCCTGCCAGTGTAATCACTATGGGTATTTCTACCATCCTGCGTGCTAAGAATGTTATATTAATGGCTTGGGGTGAAGATAAAGCCCGTATTATTGCTAATACAGTCGAAGGTAAGGTTAGCGAAGCGGTTCCATCTACTTATTTACAGAATCATATGAATGTAAAGGTAGTTATCGACCTGTCTGCTGCTTACGAACTGACAAGAATCAGCCATCCCTGGTTGGTTACTAACTGCGATTGGGATAACAAATTGATCCGTCGTGCTATCGTTTGGTTGTGCCAGTTGACTGGTAAACCGATCCTGAAGCTGACTAATAAAGATTATAGCGAACATGGTCTGGGTGAACTGTTGGCATTATATGGCTCTGCTTATAATGTGAACATCAAGATATTTAATGATATCCAGCACACAATTACCGGTTGGCCCGGTGGTAAGCCGAATGCAGACGATACGAATCGTCCGGAACGTGCTACTCCGTATCCAAAGAAGGTGATCGTGTTCAGTCCGCATCCCGATGACGACGTGATCTCTATGGGTGGTACGTTGCGCCGTTTGTGTGACCAGCACCACGATGTACATGTCGCTTATGAAACATCTGGAAATATTGCCGTAGGCGATGACGAAGTAATCCGCTATTGCGAATACCTGCGTGATGTTTGCGATAAATATTCTCCTAATGATACAGCCGTTAAGGATAAAGCAGAAGAGATCATTAAATACCTGCGTTTCGAAAAGGTAGAAAATGGCGAACCTGAAAAGAAAGACGTTTTGTTTATGAAGGGTACTATCCGTCGTGAAGAAGCTCGTCACGGTTGTCGCTATTCAGGTGTGAAGGATGAAAACGTTCATTTCCTAGATCTGCCATTCTACGAAACAGGTCTTGTTAAGAAGAACGATCTGGGTGAAGCCGATGTAGCTATTGTAAAGAAACTGTTGCAGGAAATTCAACCGGATCAGATGTTTGTTGCCGGTGACTTGGCAGACCCGCACGGAACACATAAGGTTTGTCTGGATGCTGTATTGGCTGCTATCGATGAACTGAAAGACGAAGAATGGCTGAAGCATTGCCGTGTTTGGATGTATCGCGGAGCATGGGCAGAATGGGAAATGGACCACATCGAAATGGCAGTTCCTATCAGTCCGGAAGAATTACGC